TTGCATTAGCTAACTACGATGACCCAGAAACGATACCTGAGCGGAATATTGCCTTTGCCGAACGTAAAGGCAGCGAGTTTTTTATGCAGTTGCTAGCACACTGTAAAAAGAGTTAATACCAATCAGTATAAAAACAGCCCTTACATGGGTGGTTAAGGATTAAAATTAGATGGCAACAAAGTACTATGTAGTGTGGGCTGGACGCGAAACTGGCATTTTCACCAGCTGGGATCACACCAAAAAACAGGTTGATAAATTCCCGCAAGCAAAATACAAGTCGTTTAAAACCAAAGCTGAAGCCGAGGCGGCATTTAAGCGCGTCCCCAGTTATGGCGGCGCAACACAGAAGAAAGCCAGCACCAGCCCTAAAGCCGAAAAAACCAGCAAAACTATCGATTTGAGCCAATATGATGTGTCGATTTTTACTGATGGTGGCTGCGAGCCAAACCCGGGGAAAGCGGGTTCTGGCATCGCTATCTATCAAAGTGGTGAGCTAATAGAACTCTGGTATGGCTTATACAACGCCAACGGTACCAACAACTCTGCCGAGCTTAATGCCTTGCATCAAGCACTACTTTTAGCGGATAAAGCGATTAAACAGAGCCAGTCAGTGCAGATCTTAAGTGACTCCCAATATTCAATTAATTGCATTACTAACTGGGCATATGGTTGGAAAGCCAAGGGCTGGAAACGCCAAAAGGCGGGAGATATCAAAAACCTCGATATTATTCAGCAAGCTCATGAACTATATGACAGCATTAAAGAACAGCTATCAATTCAGCATGTATCAGCCCATGTAGGCATTGAAGGAAATGAATTAGCTGACCGTATGTCTATCTATGCGATTGATAAAAAAGACAGCCAATTTTGCCGTTATCAAGAGCCAATAGTGTTATCAAGTATCCTCAGTCTGCGCGCTGGTTAGCCTATATAGTTCGCGGTCAGCTTAAATCCAACTAAACTGACCATATACACTTAAATTTACCTTTCTTTAATAGGTTTAATACGGCTGCTATGCGACAATCCCGCCCATGAATATCTACCTGCTTTTACACAAGGCTCCTGTTCGCGTTTTCCGTATCGGAAGGCGTCGTTTTTGGCTGCGTTTAAAACTGGATATGCTGGTTGTTAAAGAAGCCCTGTCTCAAGAGAAGCAAGAGACCAAAGAGATGTTGGTGACTTACAAACGCTATACCCGCAAACAAGCAAACAAAGAGGAGTTAATCGAGGCCAATAAACAATTTGCCGACTTACTAAAGGGTTTAGGCCTAGGTGTGTTTGCCGTTTTACCTTTTGCTCCGCTCACTATTCCACTGGTATTAAAGCTGGGGAAAATGGTTGGCGTTGATGTATTGCCAAGCTCATTCAATAATATGTCAGAGCGTAAAGCCAATGCTCGTAGAATCTCAACTAAAAACAGAGTAAAAGCCCACAATAGCCCTGCAAAATAGCCTCAAACTAGATGACCTTCTTTGCCGTGTTCCCTCTTACTCAATCATTGTTAAATCATCTCTTTTCTTTCTAGAAAGTGACTAGCCTGATACTCTTAGGGCTATCTTTTAAACTCGTCGCTAATTATAAAGAGTCCCTACATGAGTAATATCATCGTTTCAGGTGTTTCAGGCATTCCCCTTTCCATTTTCAATAGCGAAACATTTTCACAGTGGCGCGAACAGCAAGCTAAAAGCGTTATTAACTGGCTAACCACAACTCAATTTTCAGGTAATGGCGCATGCTTGATCCCGAACACT
The Shewanella sp. KX20019 DNA segment above includes these coding regions:
- a CDS encoding ribonuclease H family protein, which gives rise to MATKYYVVWAGRETGIFTSWDHTKKQVDKFPQAKYKSFKTKAEAEAAFKRVPSYGGATQKKASTSPKAEKTSKTIDLSQYDVSIFTDGGCEPNPGKAGSGIAIYQSGELIELWYGLYNANGTNNSAELNALHQALLLADKAIKQSQSVQILSDSQYSINCITNWAYGWKAKGWKRQKAGDIKNLDIIQQAHELYDSIKEQLSIQHVSAHVGIEGNELADRMSIYAIDKKDSQFCRYQEPIVLSSILSLRAG